From a region of the Candidatus Pantoea bituminis genome:
- a CDS encoding response regulator — MKPAILVVDDDRAVCEVLQDVLSEHVFNVYSCHQGKEALTMLAQHPEISLVMLDMMLPDTNGLLVLQQLQRQRPDVLVIMLTGMGSEAEMVIGLEMGADDYIAKPFNPRVVVARAKAALRRGTRLVCQDSDYDGWRFNGWQLDEARCQLLNPQRESVPLTQGEYTLLRALVKHARKVLTRDQLLELTHSESLDVFDRTIDVLIMRLRRKIETNPHQPNLIRTIRGLGYVFSADVVKPETARLSTQIA; from the coding sequence ATGAAGCCAGCGATATTGGTGGTGGATGACGATCGTGCCGTCTGCGAAGTGTTGCAGGACGTGCTGAGTGAACATGTGTTCAATGTTTATAGCTGCCATCAGGGCAAAGAGGCGCTGACCATGCTGGCGCAACACCCTGAGATCTCACTGGTGATGCTGGATATGATGCTGCCCGATACCAACGGCTTGTTGGTGCTACAACAGCTCCAGCGACAGCGTCCCGATGTCCTGGTCATCATGTTGACCGGCATGGGATCGGAAGCGGAAATGGTGATTGGTCTGGAGATGGGTGCCGACGACTACATTGCCAAGCCGTTCAATCCGCGCGTGGTCGTGGCGCGTGCCAAAGCGGCGCTGCGGCGCGGTACTCGCCTGGTTTGTCAGGATTCAGATTATGATGGCTGGCGCTTTAATGGCTGGCAGTTAGATGAAGCGCGCTGTCAGTTACTTAATCCTCAGCGAGAATCGGTACCGCTTACGCAGGGCGAATACACGCTGCTGCGGGCGCTGGTGAAACATGCCCGCAAAGTGCTGACACGCGATCAGCTGTTGGAGTTAACCCACAGCGAAAGCCTTGATGTGTTCGATCGCACCATTGATGTGCTGATCATGCGTTTGCGCCGAAAAATCGAAACTAATCCACACCAACCTAATTTAATTCGTACTATTCGCGGTCTGGGTTACGTTTTTTCTGCGGATGTGGTGAAACCAGAAACGGCGCGGCTCTCCACGCAGATCGCCTGA
- a CDS encoding NCS2 family permease: MMLDKLFKLKAHNTTVRTEIIAGITTFLAMAYILFVNPSILSATGMDKGSVFVATCLAAAIGSLLMGLIANYPIALAPGMGLNAFFTYTVVLHMGYTWQIALGAVFLSAVIFFALSLFKIREWIIASIPLPLRAGIAAGIGLFLAIIALEGAGIVVDNPATLVGIGDLTKPGPLLAVLGFIIIVVLEARRVTGAVLIGILVVTFISMGIGLSPFAGVFSAPPSIAPTFLQLDIAGAFNVGLISVIFAFLFVDVFDNTGTLLGVTKRAGLADEKGNVPKMGRALIADSAAALFGSLLGTSTTTSYVESAAGVSAGGRTGLTAIVVAILFLLSLFFSPLASSVPVFATAPALLFVAVLMASGLSEIDWKDITTAAPVTVTALTMPLTYSIANGIAFGFITWTVVKLLSGRTKEVNVALIVLSILFVIKLGWLSA; encoded by the coding sequence ATGATGTTAGATAAATTATTCAAGCTCAAAGCTCACAACACTACGGTCCGCACTGAGATCATCGCCGGGATAACGACTTTCCTCGCGATGGCTTACATCTTGTTTGTTAACCCCAGTATTCTCAGCGCAACCGGCATGGATAAAGGTTCGGTGTTCGTGGCGACCTGCCTCGCGGCGGCGATCGGTTCGCTGCTGATGGGCCTGATTGCCAATTACCCGATTGCGCTGGCACCGGGCATGGGACTGAACGCTTTCTTTACCTACACCGTGGTGTTGCACATGGGTTACACCTGGCAAATCGCGTTGGGCGCTGTGTTCTTGTCGGCGGTGATTTTCTTCGCATTATCACTGTTCAAAATCCGCGAATGGATCATCGCCAGTATTCCGCTGCCACTGCGTGCGGGCATCGCGGCTGGGATTGGCTTGTTTCTGGCGATCATTGCGCTGGAAGGTGCCGGTATTGTGGTGGATAACCCCGCCACGCTGGTGGGCATTGGCGATTTAACCAAACCGGGGCCGCTGCTGGCAGTGTTGGGCTTTATCATCATCGTAGTGTTGGAAGCGCGCCGCGTGACCGGTGCGGTGCTGATTGGCATTTTGGTGGTGACATTTATCTCAATGGGCATCGGTTTGTCGCCGTTTGCCGGGGTGTTTTCTGCGCCGCCATCCATCGCACCCACCTTTTTGCAGCTGGACATTGCCGGTGCGTTTAACGTCGGCCTGATCAGCGTGATCTTCGCTTTCCTGTTCGTTGACGTGTTTGATAACACCGGCACGCTGCTGGGCGTGACTAAACGTGCAGGCTTAGCCGATGAGAAGGGCAACGTACCGAAAATGGGCCGTGCGCTGATTGCCGACAGCGCAGCTGCGCTGTTTGGTTCGCTGCTGGGCACGTCAACCACCACCAGTTACGTAGAATCAGCGGCGGGCGTCAGCGCCGGGGGCCGTACCGGCTTAACCGCAATTGTGGTCGCGATTCTGTTTTTACTCAGCCTGTTCTTCTCACCGCTGGCCTCCAGCGTACCGGTATTTGCCACCGCGCCTGCGCTGCTGTTTGTCGCGGTATTAATGGCTTCGGGCCTGTCTGAGATTGACTGGAAAGACATCACCACCGCTGCACCGGTAACGGTAACGGCGTTAACCATGCCGTTAACCTACTCGATTGCTAACGGTATCGCTTTTGGTTTTATTACCTGGACCGTGGTGAAACTGCTGAGCGGCCGTACCAAAGAGGTCAATGTCGCACTGATCGTTCTGTCGATCCTGTTTGTGATTAAACTGGGGTGGCTGAGCGCCTGA